GCAGTGGACGTCGTTGCCTCGGCGCCACTGCTCTCTTGTACATAGACGCCTACGTCGATAAACTACGACCCACGTTTATCCTTTCTCCACGGGTAAAACGCTCTTGCTCGCTTTTCTCGCGGCGGAGCCACTCGCATCTACGATTTCTACTTTCTTTCCTTCCAGTTTCCACGAGATTCTTCGTATTCCTTCAGCCACATCACTACCTGTTACCGTGTCCTTCCTTCCTCGACCATCGAGTCGCACGACTTATTCGAGGCTCTATACAACAAATATTTGGCGGATTTAACAAATACATTAACAGGGATTGGATTATTTACTTGAAGATAGCGTTGCGAGTATTTGGCGGACACAGCGTAGAGCGTCAAAGTCAACGCACACCGCGACAGAATATCAAGAAGGCGATCGATCCTCAACGATACCCGGAATGTCGATTAAGTAGAGAATCGTCTGTGGAATCTACGAATGCGCGTGTATCTGAATCACGCCTCTATGTCGTgcattctaaataaataataattatggaAGATCACCAAAGCTTGCGTAACAGTAGCCTCAACTTTCGTCATTCCTATCAACTGTTTTGTATTACACGATAGAAGCTCGTTCATCCGAACAGGTTGAGGGACAATCGAGTAGTTCTAGTAATAAAGATTCATTAGATGGATATTCTCTTCAGTTCTTCTTATTAGTTCGAACATTAGGATTCAAGCCTCACGATTTAAATTGCGCTCTTTTTGAACACGTAGAATTtgttttgaataaataaatattgcacGTATTACATATTGCGAAATTACGCTGAATCGCAGTTCGAATAATAGAGGCACAGCGTTAATTTGTATGTATAAGCGGAGTGCGGGTAAATGAGGTTCTATTGTACTCGCACTACACAGTTGAATCTCGTTCATCGATGAACGACTGATGGACAAGACAGCTCGGACAACCGAGCAGTTCCGATAATCGAGGTTTATTGGCTATCAACTCTAGCGCTTCTTATTAGTTCGAGTAATAAGATTTAACTGCTAAGATTTCAACTGCTCCTTCTTTCAcacgtgaaatttattttggaCACGAATAAATGGTTCTATATGTTGATACGTATATTCGTTATATAACtggactgcggatatttatgcaaacttATACTTTTATGAACGCAATTAAAAGAGCAGAATCTTGTCGTATGGACAATGGTAGGTATACAATAAGATatgtaagaaaagaaaatctttTTGTGATTTCGCGATCTTGAATTAATTAATGCTCATCTGGCAAAAGTATTAATCTGTTTCCTTGGTTCTACCAATGCATTCGTAAAGACTCACGTAAAAGTAACAAGTACGTACCATATTCTTCTATAAAATGATAAGAATCTTGCTTTATATTCATTCGATTTGGAATCGATGTCATTTTCTATTCACAGCGGGAGAACACAAGTCCTCCGATCTTCCTATACCCACGAATTCCCGCAATGTCACGATTCTCAGTCAACGTTATTTTTTCTTGTAAGGATGAAAAAACATAAATCGTCTGCTATGTTCACACGATCTCGCGTGTTTTACGCGAAATTTCGCGGAGTCGGAAAACTTCGACTTTAACTTTGCTCTCTTGCCGATAATGATAGGTGTCCGAAGAGAGATACTTCTGCACGCGTTGAAACATTGATCATCGAGCTTGCGAACACAACGCGCGGATTCTCACGCGTTGCATTAACTTTAATAAAACCAAAGACGGAAAAAAAGAGGGTGGggaagaaagatagaaaaacgAATCGCCAAATATAGACAGATCGAGCCGGCACGACGAAAACTTGTGAGACTCGCGGCGAAGTGAACTATTCTTCGggcaatttatatttctaccaATAAGAAATTCGAGCTCAACTTCAATTAAgtagaaaattcatatttaaaagCTGAGACAAACAAAGCTATATAGACATGAGCGATGACAAAACGAAACGtgaattcgaaaaaacgaTCGATCTAAATTTGGCTCTCCTGAGATTGACCGGTGTAGTCTCGAGCGAAAGAGCGAGCAGAGACACGTTGGCGAGCTTGGCGTTCGTTTGCATGACAATTAACACCGTTTCATACGTGTACGAATTTGCAACGAGTTCGTACACTCTGGCCACCGTTTTGGAATCATTTGCAATGATCATCCCACTCATAGCAGGACAAACGCGTCTCGTGATTCTTTTGTGGTTGCGCGATTCTTGTCAAACAATGTTGAATATTTGCGAGTCTTTCTGGTCGACTTTAAATTCACACGAAAAGAAGATTGTTCAAAGTTACACGAACAAAGCGAAACTATTGAGTCGCTGTTACTTGTTTAGCTGCATTTCAACTATATTCTTCTACGTGCTGTTGATAGAATTTGGCTCTTTGATATTTAGCGAACCGAAGCATTTTGCAAATGATATGGTTTATGGAAATAATAGCGGCTTTGTTCCGTCGGAAGCTGTGAAATCTCTGGAAGTGACGGACGATAAGCGACGATATTTGCCATACGCGTTTTTTATCGACGTACAAGAAACACCGTGGTACGAGATCGCGTACGTTGTTCAACTTGGGTCCATGATCAGTGTCGGTTTGACCTGTGTCGGCGTGGACACAACTGGTCCTTTGCTTATTCTAATCGCGTGTGGGTATTTCGACACGATTCAATCTAGAATTGAAAATTCCTATTCGTTTGAATCACCGTCATCGCCACCGATTTTGACGTCGTTATCAATTGCAACAAGGACGAAGACCGCAACGGAAACCACATCAGTTACCAGAATAGAATCGTCGTCGAGGAATATAGGCATGAAAAATTTGCGAACATGCTTGAACCATCATCAACTGTTACTGAAGTGAGTGCGATTCGTATAATTCGGTgcttcgaaatttttttttaatcgtatACATTATCCTAAATGGATACAACATTTCACATTTCAGccgcatattttatatttcgtacTCCTTAGCTCAAATGCTATATTCCATAACTATTACCTTAATCCATATCTTTCACTTTACTTCCCACAATTAATTTCTCCATTCcatattctatatttcatattctattTCTCATATTTTGTATCCGTCATATACAGCATCGATAATCCCACATTTACTGTTTCATGTTCTCCATTTTCCCGCATATATTTCACATTCAGTATTCCTAGCCCATATCTCCTGTCTTAATTCCCGCAGCACTTATCTACATTCTATCtattatatcgaatattctCATGTCCTTCACCCACAGAATGAAATTCGTTTTCCAGAAATTTCCCATAAAGGCCACAAAAAATCGATGCCTCCGAGAAACAAAAATTGCCATCCCACGAAACAAAATTCGTTGTCTGCGAATTTCCCATAAAACCCACAAGAAATCAACGCTTCCCACTGTCACGTTCTATTTCGTTGCCGTGTTCGGTAGCGTTAACTGACGTTTAATGCAACTAGCAATAATAAGTTCCACTTTCGGATAACCTGCTGTGTGCGGGAATACTGGCACGAGAGAGGATCAAAGTTGTTCGAaagtaaattaacaatatgcaatgatttattcaaatcttatTCGATTTCGATATTGACAACTGACTGACAGACTGacggatataaaattcttcggttgacaaaatgataactaacTCTTCGATAGACAATGGTAATTATTTGGTTGACGAacggtaattaattattattcggtTGACGAACggtaattattattcgatagATGAACGGTAATTATTGTTACTAACTTTtctgagtcgctacatttatttatatctgtcggagatgaaaaaaCGTCGGggtgtttcttttaaaaatgtttaggAAGATCcccaacgtttgttcaactgccgactttgtttacaatttaaattgtcttaatatcgttataaaaacatagttagataaattttcgcaagatatatCTTTGAGCGGCTTGAACTGCttttcacttcaaatactgtaaacacggtttcaagtaaacgttttaaattaccttgatttgaaagaaattaccaATTTTACTTTCGTGCTACGGATCGCGCGGAGCGTGGAACGTGACACCCACAAACCAAAGACACCATCTcacaaaatgaaattcgttttttacaattttcccACAGGACCCACAAGAAATCGACACTTCCCACAAGAGAAATTCGCTATCCCACAAAACGTACATCGTTTCCCACAAATTTCCCACAAGATCGACAAAAACGACAGTTTTATGAACGACGAAGTTCGTTTTGTGGGATACTGGTTTTTGTTTGTGGGAAGCGCCGAACCCTTCTGAGTTTTGTGAGAAATTCGTAGGAAACTAATTTCTTTTTGTGTGATTGCGATTTTGGTTTGTGGGATGTGGCCATCTCTTATGGATTTTATGTGCGACGAATTTTGTTTCGTGGGATAGTGTTTCTGATATGTGGGATAATATCTAGTTATAGTGGCTATACCAAACAGATTACGGCTAGTTGAGTGCATGCGTACTCAACGAGTGTTCAAACTCAACATTCTCGGAAGACGGAGCTGTATATGAAACAATTGTATTCTATAGTTTTGGCTTACCTTTACACGAGGAATACCCAACTTCCTGGTTTTGCCACGGTTTCAGAAACACCTTGTATATTAGATGATTTCCCTCTATATTAATCTTTCCCTATAAAATTTACTGAATTCACTagaattgtataattattactttaaatagaattgtataattattactaCCAGTTTATCCTTGTGCAATTACGACCTTGATAGACCATGACAATgtagttatattaaaataagtgcCAAGtcttgaattaaaaataacccCCAAAtggtatacgtatacatataattcttTCTCAACATTACGTCTTTAGTTGCCGTTTTTTATGCTGCTAGATTGTGCGAGGATATCGAGAACTTGACAAATATAATGTTTT
This genomic stretch from Bombus fervidus isolate BK054 chromosome 9, iyBomFerv1, whole genome shotgun sequence harbors:
- the LOC139990483 gene encoding uncharacterized protein isoform X2, whose translation is MSDDKTKREFEKTIDLNLALLRLTGVVSSERASRDTLASLAFVCMTINTVSYVYEFATSSYTLATVLESFAMIIPLIAGQTRLVILLWLRDSCQTMLNICESFWSTLNSHEKKIVQSYTNKAKLLSRCYLFSCISTIFFYVLLIEFGSLIFSEPKHFANDMVYGNNSGFVPSEAVKSLEVTDDKRRYLPYAFFIDVQETPWYEIAYVVQLGSMISVGLTCVGVDTTGPLLILIACGYFDTIQSRIENSYSFESPSSPPILTSLSIATRTKTATETTSVTRIESSSRNIGMKNLRTCLNHHQLLLKLCEDIENLTNIMFLIQLITSTYNISLIGFKVVEDNPGKVKFVTQLGIFIIQLFLCNWPPDLLRSKVATISQKSLRTHIYKSLNVMSPTIILSQFYHYMEYIIFDIAHRNRNMQLMDI
- the LOC139990483 gene encoding odorant receptor 13a isoform X1 produces the protein MSDDKTKREFEKTIDLNLALLRLTGVVSSERASRDTLASLAFVCMTINTVSYVYEFATSSYTLATVLESFAMIIPLIAGQTRLVILLWLRDSCQTMLNICESFWSTLNSHEKKIVQSYTNKAKLLSRCYLFSCISTIFFYVLLIEFGSLIFSEPKHFANDMVYGNNSGFVPSEAVKSLEVTDDKRRYLPYAFFIDVQETPWYEIAYVVQLGSMISVGLTCVGVDTTGPLLILIACGYFDTIQSRIENSYSFESPSSPPILTSLSIATRTKTATETTSVTRIESSSRNIGMKNLRTCLNHHQLLLKLCEDIENLTNIMFLIQLITSTYNISLIGFKVVEDNPGKVKFVTQLGIFIIQLFLCNWPPDLLRSKSEAIGHAGYSMPWYRYPRNLQNPVNMLMVRGQKPVRLTAGKFIELSLETFASMISTAASFFTMMRSMN